The region ACACTCTGTAGGGAGCAAGGTCTTTCTCTCGACTACTGGCTTGCCAAAGCGGAGTcttattataataaaagaataatggaAATGATGAAAGAACAAGAGACAGGCAATGAAATCAAGAAGAGATTGGAGGGGAAAACGACCCAAATTATAGAAGGACAAAAACGATATTATTTGGTACCTGAGAGAGAAGTGAAACATGTAGAAATGCACATACATCGAGCAGGACAGGTCGGAGAGtttaagaataaaacatttagacAATTACCACCACGCCCTAGTGAAATAAAATTGCCCAAAATTGTACCAGAAGTACATGGCATCCAGAACgcacagagaagaaagcaggTAAATGAGAGGGAACAGATGCAAATTAAAGCTCACCAGGAACGCATGATTCGAGGGAGAGAACTTGTACAGCAAAAACTCAAGGaaggaatcttgagaaaagaCCAGAGCCAGCCTCCTATACGTGAGAAGCATGAGAGtgtaaagaaagagataaaagagtATGAAAGCGTTATTGCATATCCACTTTTCCAGCCATGCAGTAGCAGTCGGATTAAAGTGAATATTCTTATGGAAAAGTCTCAGAATAGAGAAGACAGTACAATTATCAAGCCATATCAAAGAAGATTCTTAACTATGCCACCCTTTTTGAGAAgtcaaataggaaaaataaaagattcagtGATTTCATGATAAAGTCATGTCtcttaaatgaacattttttttttttaatgctagttCTCTTCTACAGGGTTCAGTGactattttcccatttatatCTGATACAGAAGTGTCAGATAGTTCTGGACTTTAAAACTAGCTTGGCTATTTTTAGTTGCCTTGTGTTTGTTCAAGTTGCTTATCCTTTTTGATGCTCATTcctaatctgtaaagtgggaaaatAATAGTTCATAGCATTTATAGGagaatttcatttttgtgaagCATTAGCATATATTAGATATTTCATAAATGCTGGGTTTCCCGGTTGGAAAGACCTGGGTTGGACAAAGATGGTGAATAAGGAATTGTTCTAATCTGCCTCTTCCAgtccccctgccctgcccgcAACCTCAAAGGTTATCTTGATGAGATTGCTATAGGTCACTCTGtggtcttttattttccattcatacCTTTATCAGGGAACTGCTAACCAGGCCGTAAAAGTCTAACTTGTACCATACAGTTTCTCTGTATGAGAAGCTTAAGTTTGAGAACctcctatgtaccaggcattgttaGTTACTGAGATGAATAAAGAGATATCCCTGCCCTTGGCTAGTTTACGACTAGTGGCATAGATCACTctaaaaacagataataaaatagGGTTATGATAGAGGTATGCACAGGTATGTACAGAGGAGGGACATGTATGTACAGAGGAGGGACATCTAACCTGGCCTAGGTGAGCagggtgaggaggaaggaggtCAGAGAATAGagtgtagtaatctctcatgtttCTTCCAGCTCCATATTTTGTCACTTTCAGTCACCCACTTAAGCAATACCTTCCCAATGTTTGGTTGCATTCACTCATAGGTAACCAAACTCACCTTCTCTCAAATAGATGTCCTCCAAAAGTTGGGAAATTTGGGGTTCAGAATTGGTGAGTAGagaatcagagaaatggaaactggaTGGCCTAAGGAATATTATACTTAAATTGTGATAATCCTATGCCCAGCCTTTTGTATTAGCAGGACACCCTTTACCCAGGATATTGCTAGGTCAGCACTGTCCCATAGACCTTTATGCGATAATATAACTGTTCTATAGGTTTGCTCTTCAATACAGTAGCCATTtcccacatgtggctactgagcatttgaaatgtggctggtgcacctgaggaactgaatttttaattttacttaatttgaattaattttaaattgctaCATGTGGCAAGTGTCTGCTGTATTGTACAGCATGGCACTAGATAAATATAACTCCTGTGTTCTAGACTTCAATCCCACAATCCGTTTTCTGTCTTTGACAATATTTGCAGATATAATAGATCACTGCTTAATTACATTAGTATAAGTTTAGTTTCCTTTATATTTGAGATGCTCCTTAATCCCATGAAGAGATTCAAAAAGCACTGTAGGCAAATTCTGTGTGAAAATGAGGTGGCTGAAGTTGCTGAAATTGGGTTCAGAAACTAGCCCTCCCTTTGCTCCTTCTAGAATTTGACCAGGCCACATACGAGAATCTCATTCCTACCCACCTGATTTGCCTCATGCAGACTTTTTTGTCCTGTCTGTTCTCTGATCTTCCATCATCACGTTGCAGCTTTAGATTTTATACCTTGCAAAGGTGTGGTTCCTCAGGATGCAGAGGCAAAAGACTTAGAAATTCAAATCAGTAGGGTAATGATACAGCCTTTGAGTTGAGTGGGATTGAAAAGTAACCTAATACATAACTGTTGGTAATTGTTTACCATGAAGATATTCACTGCTGGACCATCCTTTTGACCTATAAATGTACTCAAATCTCTCCCATCTAAATAAGCTActatgtgggaattccctggcggtccagtggttaagactctgtgctctcactgccgagggcccaggttcaatccctggtcagggaaaaaTCCCACAAACTgagcggtgcagccaaaaaaattttaaaaaagaataaataagctACTATGCTATTTCTTTGCACTCCTTTAAAGTCAAGTCCCTTAGAAAGTCTATACCAGCTCCCTGCATTCTAGTTTCAGTGCCCATCAATCCACCAAATCCCTTTTTGCGGAGTCATCAGCAAAGAGCTCCGGGTGGCTAAATCCAATGGACAGTTAAGGGTGGAACGAAAAGGAGAAGGTGCCAAcaacaggcagaagacctgatAGGCATTTGGCAGCAAGAGGGATCAACAATTCAAGTGTAAGAATGCATAACACAGAAAACAAGAGGCCAAGGAAGAGCAACGGTCCTTAGAAGTTGGAGATCAGGCAGGAAACCAATGGAACCCATTTAAGGAAAGGGAGTAGGGTACCAAAGGAATAAGATAAACAGTTATAAGACTCAGGATAAAACACAAGGATAGGAATAGAAGCATTGACAAATCCAGGACGTAGAACTATTGAATTGGGTTCCACTAGGGATGGGACAAGTCTGAGTCTTAGGCTGAGTTGAGCCAATAGTTGAGGGTTAAGAAAGtccaaaatagggcttccctggtggcgcagtgattgagagtctgcctgctgatgcaggggacacggctttgtgccccggtccgggaagatcccacatgccgcggaggggctgggcccgtgagccatggccgctgagcctgcgcgtccggagcctgtgctccgcaagggagaggccacaacagtaagacagtgagaggcccgcgtactgcaaaaaaaaaaaaaaaaaaaaaaaaagaagtccaaaatagaaacagagcTTATCAGGTCATAGGGGCAGGAGACAAAGCAGATAATTACTGTAACCCTCATACTGAGTCAGTTACATGAGATAAGAATTTGAACTCATTAAAGCCTGCCTGATATTATCTTTAACCATGGAAGTCATAGTGGCTTGCAAATTGAGCCGCAGGATATAAGGTGTACAAGGTTGGTGTGTTGTTTTAAATAGAACTAATTATGAAGTctttcactggagtagcactacAAATTACAGTAAGGTTGAACAGGAGTACATTTTATCCTTCAAGGGGGATGGTAAGCAGATCAGCAAGGCCATTTAGCATAGGCAAATAAAAGGCAAACCATTGCTGTGTTTTCTGGGAGGCCAAACACATGGCACAGATTAGTTTCAAGGGGCACAATGGTATGGATGGAGAAGGCTGGGCTAGAATAACAGCACTGTACCCTACAGTGTCAACAGTGGTGAGGCACCACTGATAGCCCTTGAGGGGGTCAAAGAGCCAATGAAGTCCATCTGCCAGGAGCAGATAAGGACAATGCCCCTTGCTATGTGGCCTCCCTCATCGTAAGACAAGTCAACTTTTGGCAGTAATTGCAAGTCCAAATCAGAAACTGAGTCCTTTACTTTGTGCCCAGTCTATGTTGGTGAATGTCTTGCCATGTCTGGTATGATGATGGACTCAGGCAGCAGTGGGGACTGTCTTCACAGAACATGTTTCCATCAGCAGCTTGATTCCAGTCAATTCCATCAGCAACCAGGCTCTTCTTGTGGGCATTCACCTGAGTGACCCAGATGGTTAGATAAGCAGTTACGGTTTATTTCCACAGTTTGCAGCTCCAAAGACAGATGTCTCACCAGTCTAGTTTTTCAAGTGGCATACCACATAGGTAGGCAACAGCACAAGAGTCAGTAAAATTATAGGAAGGTGGATCAAAGAGGTTATTGGCGAGAGCTATGAAATGGCCTTGTGTTCTGCCCACCAAGATGAGCGACAACATCCATTTTTGGCTCTGCATCACTGGCAATGAGATTGAATGGCTGCATCAGCCAGGGACAGCGTTGGGTTTCAGCCTAGCCGAACCACAGTGAACCGGGGCCAGGCATTTAGGGGAATCTCTGTGAACTGAGAGCCCCATGGAACCAGCAGCTTTGCTTCAGTTGGCAGAGTAGGGGATAAAGTTTTTCCCAGAGGGATATCTGCCACTTTTCCTTGTAAAGTAGAGATGTTGAAGCCAGGACACATCCTTAAATATACCATTTCCAAATGAAGATTATTGGGTCCTTCCCACTTTGTTAGAAGTTGAGTCCAAGTTGACCTACCCCCAAATGTGAGCATTAAGCTAGAGTGTCAGAAGGCTTCCATGGGTCAGGTGTTTAGTTTCGATAGGAGCCCAGTAGCAAGCTGATGCTGCTTTTCAAGATGAGTGTACCCAGTAACCATGTTAGGAAGGTGGCAGGTCCAGAACCCTAAGGAGTGCCACTGAGCACAGGCTGCCTCCATCACCATCTCCACCAGCCTACTGTCTCCATCTGACTCTGTGGGAGCCTCCTCAGCCCACCCACATGAATGGTCTGTCCACAAGGGCAGATCACAGGGTCAGGTACCTTGGGAACACTAAGAGATTTAAAACCTGCATCTGCCAGCCATCCAGTACTAACCATGGATCCAAGACTCCAGTGTACAGACTTGAAAGCAGGGGGGCTGGTTTCCTGTCCCAGTACAACCAGATGTGGGCTTTGGCAAGGCTCAACATCTCTGAGCctggttcctcatctgtgaagacAGAATAACAAATTCCTACCTCACAAGATGTTTGTGAGGATTTAATGGAGGCTATGTTTACAAggttttttttgtaaattgcAAAACCCCGTGCcaatgtgaaatataaaatatgatcatGATACAAAATGGTATATGGTAAGTGCTAATTAAgtggaaaggaaataaatgtgaTTTCCGTtgagctgatttaaaaaaaaaaaatagacattactGAGAAACGTCAAACTGGGTTTGGGTAAGTGGCCAAGGTAAGTAGAACTTTACCTGAACGTGTCCTCTCTGCTCCCCTACCTCTGTCTTCTGTCATCATTTAAGTCACAGCGGTTTgccttcacttttctttctttctctctttttaaaattaatttattttattttatttatttatggctgcattgggtcttccttgctgcttgcaggctttctctagttgcagcaagcaggggcttctcttccttgcggtggcttctcttgttgcagagcacgggctctagacgcgcgggcttcaatagttgtggcgtgcaggctcagtagctgtggctcacgggctcagtagttgtggcttgtgggctctagagcggaggctcaatagttgtggcacccgggcttagttgttccgtggcatgtgggatcttcctggaccacagctcgaacccctgtgccctgcattggcaggcggattcttaaccactgcgccaccagggcggTCCTGCCTTTGCTTTTTTAAGGTGCTGTGTGCACCCAGGTCTCTTTCTGCGAGCGCGTAAAggtctcatttttctcctttgggcTCTAGGTGATGGTGGTTGgtgattatgtggttttttttttttttgattatgtgTTTTAATCAGAGGTAATTtaatccttttttcccccaagactAAATTAAGACTGGGAATGAGATCCGAGCGCTAGGTGGGACCAGCGGCTGCAATTGGTAGGAGGAATGGGCTAATGGGGCGGGGCGAGTCCTCTTCCTTTTAAGCTTCCTAGACTATGAACTCTTGACCTTGGCGGGCCCACAAGCTTAACCCTGCAGCGTGCAGGGTGGCCTTGCGGAAACAGGCGAGGAGAGCGGGGCCGGGGCCGGTGCCGGGCCCTGGTGGGGCCGGGACGGGGTCGTGGGCAGCCGGTAAACGTGCGCCGGAGTGGAGCGGGCTCTCCGCTGGCCGCTCGGAAACCCTACGTCCTAAAGTCCCGGTCCTCGGCAGCGGCGGGTGAGTAGTAGGACAGCGGGGATTTGAGCTCGCGGTGGTGGAAGTTAGTGAAGGGTCTTTGTCCCGCAACCTTCCGCCCCTGACCTCGGCAGGCGAGGGGAGCGTCGCGCCGAGCCCCGCATCTTGGGGGAGCTTCCAACCCCTGGGGCCCATGGGGAAACCTGGGTTAGGGTATGGCCCAGGGCGCCCACCACTCCGGCCGCGTGGGGGACTCGGCGAAGAGGACGGGCTCCTGGCACGTGCTGAAAAAGCCGGGATCCCAGCAACGAAGTTTCGGGGCAGACAGGCATCGGGCAGTGCCGTCCCAGTCAACGGGACCAGTTCAGGGCACAGAAATCCCAACCAGTGGGTATTAACGAGCGTGCCACGCAGTGGTGAGCGAAACTCTCCGTCCCTGCCCGCGAGAGGCCCCGAGACCCGAGTGTGGCGCTGGGCGCGCAGTGACGGGAGGTACGCCCTGTGGGCTCACGATCTGGTCCGGCAGAGCTGGGCAGGAGCTGCAAAGGGCCCTTGAGGGACAGAGCAGAGACCCGAAGACCGGGTGAGAAGGGCGAATGCCCGAGGGTCGTTTTGCTTGGCCGAAGGGCAGAAAACAATACTGCCTGGAAcaccggggtggggggcggcgagGGCGGACCCCACGAAGCCTGGCAGGTGCGGTGGGGATTTCAGTCGTTCTCAGAATTGCTATGGGAAACCATGGACGGGTTTGGGGTTAGAGAGAGATTGGGTGGACTCAGAGAACTGGAAAATGGCGACACATTCCCTCGAGGGATTTACATTCTGGAAGGGCAGGGACGGGCTGGGAACAGATAAACCGGTCTGCGCCGAAAGTCTGTTGAGTTATATCCAGCCTCTTTCCATCGCGCCCCAGCCGGCTTGAGCTCTGGGGCGTGTGGATGTAGAAAGTACTATCGAGGTAAAAGTGCCAGAGGCAGGCAGCAGCTGCCAGAAATTTCGGGCTCCATAGTCATGCTCCCTTCCCAAACCAGAGAACCAGCTTAGAATCTGGACCGAGGGCCTCAGGCTACCACCCGCAGCAAATGCTTTTTGAGAACGACTGACAGGGGTGGGTCTCTCCTGCGGGAGAAGGGAAAAGCCAGGACCTGGAGGATACTATTACTGAGACTGTTTTGAAGTGTTACTTTCATTGTGTTTGGCTGGAGAGTAGGAGAATAATCCAGACCTGCCCCTCTCACACAATGATTGTGGATGGTcttgaaagaaaaggagggagggagggaaggagggactcAACTTCACCTCCCAGGAATGCACCTTTCCTGTCCGCTTTCTTTTCAGCGATCCCACTAACTCCATTGTTGAATGCCCTTTTCCTTGCTGGCATTTTCAATTCTACCACCTTTCaaaaaagtgaaaggaagaaaaaaagtgaaaggaagaaaggcaacAGGTTTTTgtgtcttcattcttttcattctatctGGAGGGAGGAGAAGCGGGGTGAGTGGCTGTCAGCAGGAGGTGGTGGGAGTTCAACCACGTGTGGGCAGAGCAGGAACTCCCTGGGCTCGGCAGGCAGCCCAGCGCCGGGCTGCCGGGCTCCTTGGGAGCCCTGCAGAAGCCTTTGCTGTTGGGTTGTTaccattatcattcttttttttttttttttttttggccatgcctcgaggcatgtgggatcttagttcctggaccagggatcaaacccgtgccccctgcagtgagagCTAGgactcttaatcactggacctccagggaagtccctccattatcattctcttttttttttaaaataaatttattttattcatttatttatttttggctgcgttgggtcttcgttgctgcgcgcgggctttctctagttgtggagagcgggggctgcttttCATTatggtgcgcaggtttctcattgcggtggcttctcttgttgcggagcacgggctctaggcacgcgggctcagtagttgtggcacacgggcttagttactccgcggcatgtgggatcttcccagaccagggcttgaacccgtgtgccctgcattggcaggcggattcttaaccactgcgcaactagggaagccccattatcATTCTTTACAAGGGTCTGTATGTATTAAAAATCCACAGAACTGTATATTTTTGGGTCCTGGATGGGATCTTAGAGAGTCTCCTTTAATCTCATTTTCCAATGAAACCAGATCAGAATGAAAAAACTTGTACAAGGTGGTTTGTGACAGATCCAGGGCTGGTTACCTCAGGCACATGCTTTCTTTCCAGAATACCGTACTGTTGCTCTAGAGAGGGCTTTGGGACAGCGGAAATCATGTCCTCAGTGGTAGAGTCAAGGCTTTGAACACAAACTCTGCTGTGGACCGGGAGTATCCTTGAGCACATTACTTAGCATCTCTGTACTTTAGGTTCCTTAAAATGGGGTCATTAATCGTTACCTCATGGAGCGGTGCTGAGGGGTTTTAAGTACAAAGCAGGGGTTCAGTAACTCTTGGTGTTCCTCGCTCCCCCTCTTGCTGATATGATTTCTCTCTGATCTCAGGTTCCTAGAGGTGGGCACCAGCCAGCGGCTAGAAACAGGGTGAAGCAGAAGGCAGACGACGCCTTCAGAGCCCCAACCTGGCATTAGTGAACAGTGGCTGCTGAGCCAAGGGTGACCAGGTTCCTGAACTCTGTGGCCTAGGCTTGGAGGGAATCAAAGATGTTCTCAGTTGTGAAAGAGGAGAATTCGGACAGCAGGACAAAAAAGGAAGACGGCCCCCTGGGGCAGATACCTTTGCCACCGGAGGCCACATCAAACCCTGGGGCCTTTTCAAAGCCTCTCCACCTGCCCAGTCACTGGGAGGTAGATAGCCCCAGGAAGGAGCCCAGTCAGCCTAGGGGGCCAGACCAGGACTGGATAAAGCTAGAAAGAGACATCAGGGAAGAGCAGGTGTTTGACCTGCTGAAGCCAATTGAACCTGTACAGAAGCTGCTCCCTCAGGTGGATGAGGAGGCCCTGCAGGAAGCCGTGAAGGGAGAATGCTGGTGGAAGGCGTGGGTGAAGGTGAGGAGACCAAGCGAGAGACAAAGGGAGGGACTGGGTCCTGGACTCCAGGAGCTCTTTCATCCATTATCCTGTCTACAGAACAAATGGAATCTCAAGAGTGTTCCAAGCTGAACAGCACCCAGGAGAAGGGGTTTCAAGGACTTTTTTTCAGACTCCACACCACCTTGGCATCCTTCAAGGAGTACTTGCTGAAATTCCTCAGAGTGGCAGCCTTTTTCCTTTGCGCTCTTCCTACTTATATTCAGTATATacccctcctttctcccccacattgttcttccctcctctccatccttcctttcctgtctGTACATTAAAGTTGCTGGCTTTGTACTTGtcttttcctatttctcccttccttccgtgtttttctttttctcttagttgTCTGAATCTTGAGACTGGATGTCTGTCTGTCTATATACAGACTCTCTGAATCTCTCCTGTTCTTCCAGAAGCCAGTCACCTCTGAGGATGTGGCAGTGAATTTCAACCAGGAAGAGTGGGAATGTCTAGATGCCAGTCAGAGGGTCCTCTACCAGGACGTTATGTCAGAGACCTTCAGAAACCTGATGTCTGTGGCTGTGGGTAAGAGGCTGGGGTTCCTCACAAGCCCTCTGTCCCAGGCCTCTGGGACATCTTGTTTCCCTGGGCAGGTAGATCAGCTCACAATTAGCTTCACTGATCCTTGGTTCTATACGTTCCAGGTATGCAAGATCTGGGTTACTAGGCTCAgggtgaaagaagaaatgaaaggttGCATGAAGGCAAAGATAAGGCTTGTGACATGATGATAATGTTCTCAAAGTTTGCAAATCTGCCTATTCATCCAACTAGTATTTACTGAGTCACTCCTATGATGTACCAGGCACTTTGTTGAGAGCTGGCCTTTTGCGTGTCTCCTCCCTGCACCTAAGTGTCCCAGATTATGGCTCTTAAACCAAAGATAACGGAAGAAGGTAGCCTGTGTGAAGGGGGCCAAGCCTGGGACCTCAACTCTTCCTCTTATTCCCACTCCCCAGTCAGAATCTTTCTGTCTAATCCAGACCTGATCGCCAAGTTTGAACAGGAAGAGAAACAGTGGAGAGCAGATCTCCGTCCGCCAAACGGAGAAGGCCTTCATTCAGGTAAGAATtgcaaaggagagaggagggtgaAAGGACCCAGGACATGCCTTGGGAGGATGGAAATGACTAAGAGGATCGGGGGTCTGCATACCCGCTCCTAGCCTGCATCCTTCCTGCCTGGTCAGACGTGGAGCTGGAAGAAACTTTGACATCATCTGCTCAAGTCCCCTGGCTTCAAGAAGATGAGTATCTAAGCCATTCAGGACAAATGAATATCTTCAGTTTCTAGAGATGGAGAGATTCCATGTCAGTTGCTTATGTCAGTGATACCGCCTTGATTAAAAAGTcctttccgggacttccctggtggtccagtgggtaagactccacgctcccaatgcagggggcccgggtttgatccctggttggggaactagatcccacatgcgtgccgcaactaaaagatgccacatgctgcaactaagatctggcgcagccaaaataaataagtaaatacattttttttttaagtcctttccaaaagaagagaaagggaagggagatgaGCTTGATGCTGAGTTGGAGGAGGGGAGACTTGTTCTTAAGAGTAGAATAAGGACTTGAGAGAAATTTAAGTCTGAGCTGACCACACTCCTGGTTTGCCAGGACAGTCCTGGTTTATGCTTCTCATCGTAGCTTGATTGTTAATAGCACCTCCCGTCACTCAAGTGTCCCAATTTTCATGATATATTATGAGGTCACCTGTGGGCATCTGGGGTGTCTGCGAGTACGAGCAAAattgaaaatgagagaaattaacacacatggtaaatcagctatacttcaatttaaaaaaaaaaaggaaaggaaatggatttCAAGAAATGTGGTTAAAATTTTGATCTCTGATATTGTTGGAAGATTccagttaaatttttatttgcttttaattggAAAACCCAAAAGTTTACTCTTATCTCTGGCCTCTGAGGTCTAAGAGTGAGCGTGAATGTCAgatgggagagggagggcagAAAGAGGGAAGTAGCTTGGACTGAACGGAGAGCTTGTGTCGGGGTTGTCGTGGTGAATCTCGGGGTTGTCGTGGTGAATCTCGCTATTCTTCCTCATTCCCTACAGGAGGCAAGAGAGAGGAACTTCAAGAACAGAGCCAGAGTTTGGGAGATGAGGGAAACAGCGATGACAAGAAGGTCTCCCTTGCTCGCAGAAGGGCAGGCCCATCCTCTGCTCCAGCTGGGTCCCTGGACAGGACACCAGTGTTCCCAGCATCCTGGGCTGGGCCACCCTTTACCTGCCATACCTGTGGCAGGTGCTTCAGCAAGCGCTCCAGCCTCtacaaccaccagtttgttcacAGCTGCGGCCAGTGCGGGAAGTCCTTCCTGAACCCCAAGGAGCTCAGCTGCCACCGGCGCAAGCAGCACCTCGGGGAGCGGCCCTTCTGCTGCTTGCTCTGTGACAAGACCTACTGTGACGCTTCCGGGCTGAGCCGCCACCGCCGTGTCCACCTGGGTTACCGGCCCCATTCGTGCCCTTTCTGTGGGAAGTGCTTTCGGGACCAGTCTGAGCTCAAACGCCACCAGAAGATACACCAAGGCCAGGAGCTGGGTGCTGGAAAGCAGAAGCATATCGTGAAGATTCCAGACAACACAGCTGGATTCCAGGGGCTGGCAACTGAAAACAAGGCACCAGTGGCCGGGACCCAAGGACCCTCATTTAAAACCACGGGTCCTGAGGCTCAGACCCAGCCATCTTTAGACAGGAGCCCagcacctacaaccaagaaccAGGTAGTCACTGGGAAGGCTCAGCGCCCAGTCGTTACAACCCCAGAGCCTGTGACCAGGACCCAGGCAGCCAACACGAGAGCCACCTGCCTGGATACCAAGTCCAGCTCTCACCCAGGAAAGCCTTCAAGACGCAAGGTCTTCTCTTGCCCTCACTGTCCCTTGACCTTTAGCAAGAAAATCTGTCTCTCCAGCCACCAGAAGGCCCACTCCACAGAGCAGTCCAACCGCTGCTTCCACTGCGGCAAGTCCTTCACCTTATTCTCTGGGCTGGTCAGGCACCAGCAGACTCACTGGAAGCAGAAGCTCTACTGTTGCCCTATCTGCGACGTCTGCTTTGGGGAAAAAGAGGACCTTTTGGGTCACTGGGGGGGCTACAGGGGCAAGGGGCTCTGCCTGGGCAGTCCCCATAAATGCTGGGCGATCCTGGGTCAGTGGCTTGGCTTCTTTCCCAATGCCTCCACTGTGGCGGGGGAGGAGATGGGTCTTTCTCCTGGATCCATACCCTCAggagagggaaggcagggaggggagaaggcagcagaggaaagaaagcagataAGGCAATGAAGGTCTTGGAATGTAAATAAATGGCCTTTCCACCCGAGGTCTTTCTCTGTTTGGTTTTCCTGAGGGGTAACCTCCAGGGTAAGGAGACAGGTGGAGAGAGAGGTGAAGGAATAATGAAGGACatacagaaaggaaaagggacAAGAGGTGGCACGTGGAAACTTGTAGTATTATTAATTAGCACCCAGCTTGTTTCTTTGTGTCTGATAGACCATCAAGTAGTAGTTGTTGAAGAAAGCAGTGGACACTCCAATAGGTATGAAGATGGGAGAAAAAGGATGAGTGGGGGAGAGAGTCTGAGGGACCCATCTGGACCAGATGTAGAAGGGAGCCATTTTAAAGCAGGTGTGTGGCCCAGTTCTCATCCCTTGCTCCCCTGGCACCTCGGTAGGCTGCCCGGGACAAGATGGAGCTCTGGCCAGTGTTCTGTGGGTTTCTCCCCATCTCCTGTTTTTGGTTAGGGCTCCCCATGTCCTCACTCTGCAGGTCACTTGGCGCTGTCTTGGATGTTTTGGACTTTTCCTGCTCCTTCCCAGCAGGGCTGAGATCTTGGAAGAAACAACCACCATTTGCAAAGCTGGTGTGCTATGATTTGCAGTGAGGAGGTTCCTGGTCTCCAGTTCATG is a window of Physeter macrocephalus isolate SW-GA chromosome 18, ASM283717v5, whole genome shotgun sequence DNA encoding:
- the LOC129391532 gene encoding putative uncharacterized protein ZNRD1-AS1, coding for MAVVKNKAKHSGSYSSSAPWTSRSKQGLSAEPLLARVLWELSWAVGRDWPGLKYLKTLGLLQVNSPHWRKKILNLGGVHTTAARQLIIQKYQEETLCREQGLSLDYWLAKAESYYNKRIMEMMKEQETGNEIKKRLEGKTTQIIEGQKRYYLVPEREVKHVEMHIHRAGQVGEFKNKTFRQLPPRPSEIKLPKIVPEVHGIQNAQRRKQVNEREQMQIKAHQERMIRGRELVQQKLKEGILRKDQSQPPIREKHESVKKEIKEYESVIAYPLFQPCSSSRIKVNILMEKSQNREDSTIIKPYQRRFLTMPPFLRSQIGKIKDSVIS
- the ZFP57 gene encoding zinc finger protein 57 homolog; translated protein: MFSVVKEENSDSRTKKEDGPLGQIPLPPEATSNPGAFSKPLHLPSHWEVDSPRKEPSQPRGPDQDWIKLERDIREEQVFDLLKPIEPVQKLLPQVDEEALQEAVKGECWWKAWVKKPVTSEDVAVNFNQEEWECLDASQRVLYQDVMSETFRNLMSVAVDLIAKFEQEEKQWRADLRPPNGEGLHSGGKREELQEQSQSLGDEGNSDDKKVSLARRRAGPSSAPAGSLDRTPVFPASWAGPPFTCHTCGRCFSKRSSLYNHQFVHSCGQCGKSFLNPKELSCHRRKQHLGERPFCCLLCDKTYCDASGLSRHRRVHLGYRPHSCPFCGKCFRDQSELKRHQKIHQGQELGAGKQKHIVKIPDNTAGFQGLATENKAPVAGTQGPSFKTTGPEAQTQPSLDRSPAPTTKNQVVTGKAQRPVVTTPEPVTRTQAANTRATCLDTKSSSHPGKPSRRKVFSCPHCPLTFSKKICLSSHQKAHSTEQSNRCFHCGKSFTLFSGLVRHQQTHWKQKLYCCPICDVCFGEKEDLLGHWGGYRGKGLCLGSPHKCWAILGQWLGFFPNASTVAGEEMGLSPGSIPSGEGRQGGEKAAEERKQIRQ